Genomic DNA from Rana temporaria chromosome 1, aRanTem1.1, whole genome shotgun sequence:
ATTCACTTTTAGCTTCTGTTGATTCGTCATGAGTATCATCTTCCTCTGATTTACTTTTGCTTCCCTTTTCTATTGCTTGTTTATTATCTGTTTTCATTAGTAGTGTTTCTTTGGACTCACTATGGCTAAGCGCACTGATCATTtcttttgatttactaaaattatcTTCCAAATCAGTGATATCTTCTACTGACTTAGTAACATCTTCTTTTGATTCTTTGGACTGGGTGACATCCTCATTTGAGGGACTAGATTGTTCTTCTGACAAACTAGTGCCTGCCTTTGACTGTTTATCACCTACTTTTAAATGCACATCTTCCTTTGAGTGAGTGTCCTCTGGTGAGTTGGTTTTCTCTGATGAGTGAGTATTCTCTGATGAGTTAGTGTCTTCTGGTGAGTGTGTATCTGCTGCTAAGTGAGTGTCCTTTAGTGAGTTGACATCCTCTTTTGAGTGAGTGTCCTCTGGTGATTCAATGTCTTCTGGTGAGTCAGAGTCTTCTGGCGAGTCAGGGTCTTCTGGCGAGTCAGGGTCTTCTGGCGAGTCAGGGTCTTCTGGTGAGTCAGGGTCCTCTGGTGAGTCAGGGTCCTGTGGTGAGTCATGATCTTCTGGTGAGTTAAGTTCTTCTTTTAAATCAATATCTTCATTTGAGTGGCTATCATGTATGTTTGCGTGTTCGTGTTCACTATGGAACCCTGTATCCAAGCCACCTGTTTTTTTAGAATCTCTGTTGTCTAAGCCCCCATGTTTTGCTGACACCTGCTTTTCCTCACCAAATTTGCTGTTGTGCATGTCAGAATCACCCAGACTTTTAATTTTCCTGTCCTTGCCTTTCAAACCTTTGGAATTTTTAGACGTCTTCTGCTTTCCTTTCTTCACATTCCTTGTAACTTCTTTGCTTTTTTCTAAGGAGGTACTGGTAACATCCTTTTTAATATTGAGGTCACTGTTCGAGCTTAGGAATGCATTTGAATCATCACTTTGCATGTTGTCTGCTTTGGATTCATAGCTATACTCTTGGCTGATAAAGTTATTTTGAAGTTGTTCATCCTTATTGCTTTCATCATTGTCATTACCGCAGTCTTCATTGGTCTCTTTGCTATTCCCTATTTTGATGTTTACATTATCTTCATAATCATCATCCTCGGCATCTTTACCATCATCAGTATCTATTTCAGGATCTTCATCATCATCGCTGTCATTgacttcatcttcatcatccttatatttattttcaaaatcagtGTTGTCCCCAGGTTCACCTGCTTTACTGAGGTCATGTTCTAACTGACTCCCCTCACTTGAAGGTTTGTTGTCCTCTGAAACATCCTGTACAATAAAAGAACAATGTCATATTCCATCACAAAACAAATTTACAAAACTTTTATAAGTAGTTTAGTAAACTTTGAGGAAGAATCAGTATTACCCGCATTTGAACATTGTAGAaaagcacattgggccagattcacaaaggggatacgacggcgtatctgctgatacgccgtcgtatctctgtttctatctatgcgactgattcatagaatcagttacgcatagatatccataagatccgacaggtgtaattgttttacacggtcggatcttaggatgtagtaccgcggccgccgctggggggagtttgcgtcgtaaaccagcatcgggtatgcaaattaggagttacggcgatccacaacggatttttgcgttcgctacgtcgccgctagtctagtttcccgtcgcaaatttagtcgtcgttttgggtgccctaactttagtgaGCAAttatattgctgtctaaagtatgggcgtcgttcccgtgtcgaaattaaaaatgtatcgtcgtttgcgtaacacgtccgggaatacggaagtacgctacgcgcgtcgccgttcgaaagaaTGAtgtcacggcacgcaaagcacgacgggaattgcgaaacggagcatgcgcagtaggcctggcgcgggagcgcgcctaatttaaatggcacacgcccatttgaattggcccaccttgtgccggaggccgcgggcgtagttttcatcgcaagtgctttgtgaatctacgatacgttacgccgccgcgattctacgtgaatctggcccattattcttACACTGTGAACAggttgcattgtttttttttctacagaagATTTGGAAACAAAGTATATGATGAGGAACACTCTTTCAGTACAATTTGTTGTTTGAATTCTTTAGTAAGCTCTTCAGATAATTCTTAGAGCAGACCTTAACACCCCAAAGAGAGTTAGTTTTGCTtttacccccctcttttttctattcaattttttcccttttttaaatgTCTATTTTAGTTGCCTTTTCACCACTATATGCCAGAATGAAGTGTTACctggtcctgcagtcttctgtGATATTTATATGACATCTCCCAGGAGGTTGCATGATCAGCACACAGAGCAGACAGGGGGGCGGTCTGGAGGGCAGGTCTGGTGCATCACCAGAGCTGGCTGCCTGCACCCAAAGAAGCAACCAGATGAAGAGGACCAAGGTGGGGGCGTGGGTCCTGCTGTGTCATGCCAGAACAGCAGATTGTAGTAGGACAATGCTGGATTGATTGTGTGGGTGAGTTTGTGCTTTGCAGTGAACTACAGCACTACAGGTAAGTGggaaaaaaatagggggggggtggggcatttgAGTACTTGCTTTAAAATATGGCTCACAAAAGCATAGACTTACAGTTGTGATAGTGTCTAGTGTGTCTTCAAGGCTGCTAgattcatcatcctcatcatcagcaTCTCCTCCATCAACATAGTCAGTGGATTCTTTCTCCTTATCGTCTTCCTGGCTGCTCTGTAATTCACCAGAATGAGTAGGTTTAACGTCTTCTTGGTTACCTCCGTCACTGATGCCTGTCAGCTGCTCCTCAATGTCAATGCTGTCAATAGGAGCTGAAATATAATCTTGGTCTACAGTGCCttcatgtagtccaccactaatTTCATCTGTTTGTTGATCAACAGCTGTTTCCTCACTTGAGTCATACTAAatgatttattaaaatataaaaaaagaatagcTGTAAGCAAAATATTCATCAGCTTGAAATACATACATGACATCAATACAAAGTGCATCTTTCTCCCATATGCAAAAGCATGATTATTTTAACCCAGATTTCCgtgtataacattttgaaaaacaatatgACAACAAACTTAATTCCTGGTGATCTCACATCTGTGATAACAGGTACCTACTATAGAGAAGGAaatgatatggtggcactggcaaggcaagatttatttgtattaattttaaAATATTCCTAACTAAGCCTCTGCTTATTTTCACTGCTCAAAAGAAAAGAAATGACCCAATCATCCAAAATAATGTGCTGAATTATAGCACCGCCCATGTAAAAATATCTTGGGATATTCATTCATAGCACTGAAGCTTGCCACATGTTACAATCAGATTTTACAATTTCCTTCAGATTCACCAACAGCTATGTAGTGTGACAGCCTACTTGATTAGATATAAATATAATTTGTTGTATAACTGAAGTCCCATATCACATACTGTAGTTGTTGGTAAATAGCAGAgatataaatacatattttaaattCATATTGCAATGTGCAATATGTATGTTCAGTTTAGATACAAAAATGAAAGACTAGGT
This window encodes:
- the LOC120915411 gene encoding dentin sialophosphoprotein — translated: MAQARHISMKKTIVCICFISLVLGYPVPDSHSDSSQHVADNSRSSESSLRSSEQQYDSSEETAVDQQTDEISGGLHEGTVDQDYISAPIDSIDIEEQLTGISDGGNQEDVKPTHSGELQSSQEDDKEKESTDYVDGGDADDEDDESSSLEDTLDTITTDVSEDNKPSSEGSQLEHDLSKAGEPGDNTDFENKYKDDEDEVNDSDDDEDPEIDTDDGKDAEDDDYEDNVNIKIGNSKETNEDCGNDNDESNKDEQLQNNFISQEYSYESKADNMQSDDSNAFLSSNSDLNIKKDVTSTSLEKSKEVTRNVKKGKQKTSKNSKGLKGKDRKIKSLGDSDMHNSKFGEEKQVSAKHGGLDNRDSKKTGGLDTGFHSEHEHANIHDSHSNEDIDLKEELNSPEDHDSPQDPDSPEDPDSPEDPDSPEDPDSPEDPDSPEDSDSPEDIESPEDTHSKEDVNSLKDTHLAADTHSPEDTNSSENTHSSEKTNSPEDTHSKEDVHLKVGDKQSKAGTSLSEEQSSPSNEDVTQSKESKEDVTKSVEDITDLEDNFSKSKEMISALSHSESKETLLMKTDNKQAIEKGSKSKSEEDDTHDESTEAKSESREDTKSKEDSDDVSENDSKLDDSDTTLEQVGSSESKEASNSNKSFELRSMVLGNNTLSDSKSSSKSAEHTSSSKEETEEDHESDSSDQDSKDTTTSDSDDSQESQSKESNDESIEVRHRSESSESEEDISKASISSEIDSRRLMFDFYNRKAIGNDNDCQDGY